From Humidesulfovibrio mexicanus:
CGTCCCCGTCTCTGTGGAGGCACGGCGTCGGTGGTGATGGTCAGGGCGATGGCCGCCGCTGGCCCTCCGAACATGCCTGCCAGGATACGGCAGAAGATCAGGCCCAGAAGGCTTTGCGCCAGAGTCGTGGCCACGGTGCTCAGGCTCAGTCCGGCCACGGCGGCGAGGGCCACGCTTTTCCTGTCGAACCTGTCGAGAAACCCGGCGCATAGGATTCCGGAAAAGGACACAGCCAGCGTGTAGCAGCCGCAAATAATCCCGATGTCCGAGTTGGTCACGGGCAGGACCTTGGCGATATCGGGGCCCAGTGGCATGACCATCATGAAGTCCATGATGTTCACGAACTGGATGAGCGCGGCGATCAGGACGATTTTCCCCTCTTCCCCAAGCGAGAGACCGCGGAGAATGGTGCGTGCATTCATGAAACGCATGGCAAACACCGGCTCAGAACACAACCAGATCGCCGTTGCCGACATACAGGTTTGCTCCCGTGTCAGGGGCGTTCTTCGCCAGCCTGTCGTAGGCCCGGAAACCATCGGTCCCAGGCACGACTGGAACGCCCTGCTCCTGTGCCCGTCGGGCCCAGACCCGCCCGGTGCAGTGGTTGCAAGCAACTTTCCGCATCCCCGACGCCTGTATCTTGTCGATGCTGCCCTGCATTTCCGGATGCCATTTTTCCAGGGGGGCGATGTGCAATCCTCCATAGCATCCGTACATCCTGCCTCCATCCAAGAAATTCGCCGCCGCATGGTCGATCAGCCGTCCGATGCCGGGATGGCCGCAACCTGTAACAATGACATAGCCCTTGTCCCTGACCTTGACGTAGACCACGTTTTCCCCCCGCACTCCGAGCGGGATGTCCACATCCAGCATAGCAATGGCAACACCGAGCTGCGGGACGCACATACCACCGGCAGGCACTGCTGTACGCGGCCCGGTGTGCGGGAAGCTGTTGCGGGGATTGCCAGAAAGCGCGGAATAGTCCGCGCCATCGAGCAGGCGAAGGCTTTTCTCCTGCAATGTGGCCGGAAAAATGATGGGGATACCGGGGTCGTTCTTCAGCGTGCTTTCCAGCCCCCAGAAGTGGTCGTTGTGATCGTGGGAAATTATGAGCCCTGCAATCGTACGATTTCGCAGCATTTCATCGACGCCACTTTTGGCAAAGGCATGATCCATCCAGGCGGTGCTCCAGCCCGTGTCCAACAGATAGCTGGTCTTCCCGCCCTCAAAATCCTCGACAGTCAGAAGCGCGCTGTATCCTCCTGCATTGTCCGGAGCGAAAGGAATGTCGTACTGATTCATGGAAGGGCCGCCAGCCCTGCGCACATCGTTGGCGATCATTTCCGTATCAAACCAGCCCACCTCGGAAACGCATTTGATGGTCAGCCCCCGAACCTCGCCGAAATCCAGCTTCGGGGCGCTGGCCTGCAGCTCAGGGAGACAAAACAATCCGGACATTCCGACTACGGATGCCCCGGCCAGTGTCTTGAGAAACGCTCGACGATTCGCCTCCATATGCAACCTCCTCCAGGCTGTTAGCCCAGCTTGTCGGACCGGATGGATTTGTGCGGCATTCCGCCTGCGCGATAGAGCCGCACCCCGTTCCTCCCTCAATCCTGAACGGATCGGAAAGGAAACGCATGCACGCACCGGGCGTTTTCTTGTCTGTGGAGGTCGTTTCGATGCGAAACCGTCACTGCATGACTGCGGGAAACAGCAGGGGAAAGAGGTCAGGAAAGCAATACGGCGAACGCAACACTAGCTGTCGGAGTGGAGAGTGGAAACATTCCTGCGCAATGCGCTAGGACTGATGCCGAAGCGACGGGAAAACAGACGGGTCAAATGGGCTGGACTGGAAAAACCCACGGCGTAGGTGGCTTCCGTCACGTTCGCCTCGCCCGACTCCAAGAGCATCTTTGCCTTTTCAAGGCGCTCGCTCCGTAGAAATTCGAAAACCGAAACCCCATAGATCTTGCGGAATCCTCGGGTCAAGGTGGTCACGCTCAAGCCCGCCCGCGCAGCCAGTTCGGCAAGGGACGGAGGAGAAACCATGTTCTCCTGCAGAATTCGCCGGACATGACGAAATTGCGAGGTTCCAGCCAAGGCAGGGAAATTGCCCGCCGGAGCGGCGGAGTTCGGCCCGGCATTGGGACTATTGGGGCCGCATGGACAACCTGGAAAACCTAAGGGATCAGGGTTCAGTTCGGACATGATGTGCGAAATGAGTTCCAAGGCTTTGGCCTCCAGAAAGACCATGCCTGCGCGCCCCCGGTAGGGGCAGAGGAATATCTGCTGCACTGCTGCCTGCATGGCGACATTCATGGGGAAAAGTCGATGATCCGCCCCTACCTTTTCCCAAACAGCCGAAAGCCCTAGGTTGGCCCCCAGGGAATCGAAGAGGGAACACTGTATGCTGATACAGGCAAAGCGGATATCCTCGCCGGGCGCGCATCCATGGATACCTTCCCGGCTTGGGGGCGCCCATACGGCGGCATACCGGGGCGGAACCACGACCTCCTGTTCCACATCCCGAATCCGGTTGCGGATGGTCCCGGACAAAACAAACGCCAGCTCGCAAGTCCCACAGCTGGAGCGAAAAGGAAACACCCCAGGGCGTTCGAGACGAAAATCGCCTAGACGGATGTCGATCCCAGGACGGATGGAGATTTTCCGCTCTCTGTCACCGAAAAAACTGGTGGGAGCAAAGACGGACATGGCGGACATGCGCACTCCAAGATCGTGAAAATTGGCAATACGGGCACAAAGACGGCACCTCCGCAGCATAGGTTCTCGTCCGGAACGCGTCAACACGCTTCGGACGCGACTCCTATTGGGGCGAAAATCAAGCTATCCGATGCTCCATGGACACCAAAACACACCCCTTTTGGGACACATTGCCCTGGAATGACTTTCGCCTCGTCCTCGGAGAGCTGACCTACGCGGTCGGCGACAACGGCATAGCCGAACACCAGAATTTCTTTTCCGTCGGTGCCGACATGCCGTGTATCTTCGGACCACTTCAATCTTGAGGGTGGCTTCCCGGTTGACGTTGGCCTGGACAATGCGGCTGTACGCCGTTGGCGTCAGGTTGCCCAGACGTGAATGAGGCAACACCATGTTGTGTGGTGCCGACGCCCCTTGCACAGCGGTTCCACGCAATGGCCAGGACTCCGTCCCATGCTTGCTGCCCTTGCCGCAACCCCGTGTGACCAGCCGCAGGACAGCCAGCCGCCCCGCCCGTGATCCCGTCGGCATCAAGGCGGCCTCAAATGACCCGGGCGGAACAGCGCTTCCACAAATCATGGCACGGGCGCACGCGAACCCGATCAGCCTGCCTTGGCTGTCCAGGTCCGGGGTTCCGATCAGCCTCTCCCCCAGCCCGCATGGAGCAGCCTTCGCCGCGGCCGAAGCATAGCTCAAAAAAATACCATCAGCACAATGGATTGACTCTGCTTGTGCACACGACATACCTTGTGATCAAATTCACATAAGGCATCATTGAACAGTCTCATTCGAAGGGAAACGCCCACAAGGAGACGACATGCAACTCACGTACGCCCAGTACGCAATGTCTGCAGGTGCCCTGATTGCTCTCGTGAGCGAGGTGTTGGCGTTTCGATCCCTGAAAGAGCTTAAGCGGCTGACGGCATACTCCGCATGTGCCCAACTCGGATATGCGCTTGTGGGCGTTGGTTCGGGAGAACCGGTCGGGACGCTAGGGGCCGCCTTGCAGCTGCTCTACCAGGCTGCGGCCAGGGCCGTGTGGTTCCTGTGCCTGCGCCGATTGGCGGCGGAGCAAGGCGACTCTTCCCTTGCGGCGCTGGCGGGGACGGGCGCCCGTCGTCCGGGCCTTGCGCTGCTGCTGGGCTTCTCCATGTTCACGGCCATCGGCCTGACGCCCTTCACCGCGCCTCCGGGCAAGGAGTTCCTGCTCCTTGCCGCGGTGCAGAAGGGCAGCCTCCTTGTCGCCCTTGCCCTTGCCGCAGCGGGAATCTTCGCCGCACTGTATACGGTGCGCGTTGTTCATGCGGTGTGCCTGAAGAAGGGGGTGGAGCCGGAGCCCAAGTCCGCGTATTTCGCCGGTGTCGGCGTCGGCGGGCTGCTGTTGGCGGGAGCGCTGGCCCTGGCCTGCCTCTTTTCCGGGCCGCTTACGGGACTGCTGGCCGGACTGCTTCAAGGCCGTGTGGACGGCTCCACCGCAGCCGCAGGCCACGTGGCCGGGCTGGCGGATTGGCCGCTTCCGGTGATGATCGCCTACCTGGGCGCCTTTGCACTGTTCGCCATCGTCCGCTTCGCTCCGAAGCTGCGGGGTCTGGCGGCACTGGTCCTTGCCGCCGCAACGCTTGGGGCGGTCATGGCCGCTCCTGTCGCCGGGTCTGCGATAGAGCCGCTGCGCCAATTCTTCACCCTGCTCTTCGCCATGGGCGGCGGCCTGATCGTGGTGTATTCCATCGGCTACATGGATGGCCAGGAAGGCGAGGACCGCTATTCCTTCTTCCTGTTCCTCCTGTTCGCTTCGCTCATCGGCCTGGCCTCGGCCACGGAGGCGGCCGCTTTTTACAGCTGCTTCGAAATCATGACGTTCTCCTCCTATATGCTTGTGGTGCACAAGCGCACGGACGAGTCCCTCGCGGCGGGCGCGCAGTACCTGGTGATGTGCGTGGGCGGCGCAGGGGCCATGCAGGTCGGCCTGCTGGCCCTGACCGTCACCGGCACTCCCGATGTTCTGGGGAGCATGGCCGTAGCCCTCTCGGCGTACAGCCCGGCAACGGTTGCGGGCGTGGCGCTAATGGTGCTGGCGGGCTTTACGGTGAAGGCGGGCTTTTTCCCGCTGCACGCCTGGCTTCCCGCCGCGCACCCCGTCGCGCCGTCCTCCATATCGGCCCCGCTGTCCGGCCTGCTGACCAAGGTCGGCGTGTTCGGCGTGGCCCTGGTGGTGTCGGCGCTGGCCAGCACGCCGCTTGCGGGCGGATACGGCCAGTGGGTGCTGTGGCTCTTGACCGCAATGGCGGCCGCGACCTTCATTCTGGGCGAGCTGATGGCCCTGGCGCAGCA
This genomic window contains:
- a CDS encoding MBL fold metallo-hydrolase, which gives rise to MEANRRAFLKTLAGASVVGMSGLFCLPELQASAPKLDFGEVRGLTIKCVSEVGWFDTEMIANDVRRAGGPSMNQYDIPFAPDNAGGYSALLTVEDFEGGKTSYLLDTGWSTAWMDHAFAKSGVDEMLRNRTIAGLIISHDHNDHFWGLESTLKNDPGIPIIFPATLQEKSLRLLDGADYSALSGNPRNSFPHTGPRTAVPAGGMCVPQLGVAIAMLDVDIPLGVRGENVVYVKVRDKGYVIVTGCGHPGIGRLIDHAAANFLDGGRMYGCYGGLHIAPLEKWHPEMQGSIDKIQASGMRKVACNHCTGRVWARRAQEQGVPVVPGTDGFRAYDRLAKNAPDTGANLYVGNGDLVVF
- a CDS encoding AraC family transcriptional regulator, with the translated sequence MSAMSVFAPTSFFGDRERKISIRPGIDIRLGDFRLERPGVFPFRSSCGTCELAFVLSGTIRNRIRDVEQEVVVPPRYAAVWAPPSREGIHGCAPGEDIRFACISIQCSLFDSLGANLGLSAVWEKVGADHRLFPMNVAMQAAVQQIFLCPYRGRAGMVFLEAKALELISHIMSELNPDPLGFPGCPCGPNSPNAGPNSAAPAGNFPALAGTSQFRHVRRILQENMVSPPSLAELAARAGLSVTTLTRGFRKIYGVSVFEFLRSERLEKAKMLLESGEANVTEATYAVGFSSPAHLTRLFSRRFGISPSALRRNVSTLHSDS